One window of Heptranchias perlo isolate sHepPer1 chromosome 15, sHepPer1.hap1, whole genome shotgun sequence genomic DNA carries:
- the LOC137332714 gene encoding mid1-interacting protein 1-B-like, whose product MMQITDFKNNRHSLFNAINRFITAVTVMDETIMLPSLLRDLPVEEDNRRKSNVSKQRDMHENYLLLKSIRNNIEWGILDEQEKSNLESRKAKGEPSDCGDLEQLFHHHLNGLYNILSKLALQANHLTNQYTRELGFNNMGR is encoded by the coding sequence ATGATGCAGATTACAGACTTCAAGAACAACCGGCATTCCCTGTTCAATGCTATAAACAGATTTATCACAGCTGTCACCGTAATGGACGAAACCATCATGCTGCCCAGTTTGCTGCGGGATCTCCCGGTGGAAGAAGACAATCGCAGAAAAAGCAACGTCTCCAAACAGAGAGACATGCACGAGAACTACTTGCTCCTGAAGTCCATCAGAAATAATATTGAGTGGGGCATTCTGGATGAACAAGAAAAATCCAATCTGGAATCCAGGAAAGCCAAAGGGGAACCCTCTGATTGTGGAGACCTTGAACAGCTGTTTCACCACCACTTGAATGGACTTTATAATATCCTCTCCAAGCTTGCACTGCAAGCTAACCATCTGACCAACCAGTATACAAGAGAACTGGGATTTAACAACATGGGGAGGTGA